Proteins found in one Planococcus citri chromosome 2, ihPlaCitr1.1, whole genome shotgun sequence genomic segment:
- the LOC135835302 gene encoding uncharacterized protein LOC135835302, which produces MFKLSTALIFINFLRAIYAPDPPNTSPALVEITPGHELPLVLFETITEVETVVPIGRAKIGESTSIVVEDGALAIRNEAAFLDLFANLQLSVSKLQAPDDSVRPEVKEGRLVKGTEFFSNSSRNQVFFCRKEGNESGCLAPLAFTESQTLECPNEAIPDIRMEVALGKCGPPSEPGDVYSIGYDICPKELPHVYVTDRIELYNICYNADKKSTIFAHHIITSPKLLKSDMLAEERKVKYPYKDSKFENSILEDSFNPNLESLVHPKKPAYKLKKLVRDENMPFGLLRKTTYKNYNVNWQHQTLAPLWDEINDYIRPHAIKMIHENDKIDYSIHTGVFDVPSTFEDNQMSNIWISMVTVTPKWIRYMFEIMPRGIVILMNNFTDVKTDDSVPETPSRKRELAIENYCTESKCTKALKDKFGGKGGRVRCCPVTPDIGKLFNVPVLRTLPILDIPGINVEKTDP; this is translated from the exons ATGTTCAAGCTAAGTACTGCAttgattttcattaattttctgaGAGCCATATATGCTCCCGATCCTCCCAATACAA GCCCAGCTCTCGTTGAAATCACTCCAGGACATGAATTACCTTTAGTGCTGTTTGAAACTATTACAGAAGTTGAAACGGTCGTACCAATAGGTCGGGCGAAAATAGGCGAATCAACGAGTATTGTGGTTGAAGATGGAGCACTGGCTATAAGAAATGAAGCTGCTTTTTTGGATTTGTTCGCGAACCTGCAACTCAGCGTAAGCAAGCTTCAAGCCCCAGACGACTCGGTTAGACCAGAAGTGAAAGAGGGAAGATTAGTCAaaggaactgaatttttttcaaactcgtcACGTAATCAAGTATTTTTCTGTCGAAAAGAGGGAAATGAATCTGGATGCTTGGCTCCTCTAGCATTTACAGAATCTCAAACATTAGAATGTCCCAACGAAGCAATACCTGATATACGCATGGAGGTAGCACTGGGTAAATGTGGTCCCCCAAGCGAACCTGGAGACGTGTACAGTATTGGTTACGAT atctGCCCCAAAGAACTG cCTCATGTATATGTGACTGATCGTATAGAATTGTACAACATATGCTATAATGCGGATAAAAAGAGTACTATATTCGCCCATCATATCATCACTTCTCCTAAATTACTCAAATCAGATATGTTGGCTGAAGAGCGCAAAGTTAAATATCCGTACAAGGACagtaaattcgaaaattcaattctcgaAGATTCGTTTAATCCa aATCTGGAATCGTTAGTTCACCCAAAGAAGCCCGcctacaagttgaaaaaattggtgcgAGATGAAAACATGCCATTCGGATTATTGAGAAAGACTACCtacaaaaattacaacgttAATTGGCAACATCAAACACTGGCCCCTCTCTGGGATGAAATTAATGATTACATCAGGCCCCATGCGATAAAAATGATtcatgaaaatgataaaattgactATTCCATTCACACTGGTGTTTTTGACGTTCCCTCAACGTTCGAAGACAATCAAATGTCCAATATTTGGATCAGTATGGTCACCGTCACGCCAAAATGGATACGATATATGTTTGAAATCATGCCTAGAGGCATAGTTATtctaatgaataattttactgATGTGAAGACAGACGATTCTGTACCTGAAACACCTTCAAGGAAAAGAGAGTTGGCGATTGAAAACTATTGTACAGAAAGCAAATGTACGAAGGCTTTGAAAGATAAATTCGGGGGTAAAGGGGGTCGAGTGCGTTGTTGCCCGGTAACTCCAGACATTGGTAAGTTATTCAATGTACCCGTCTTGAGGACTTTGCCAATATTGGATATTCCTGGtataaacgttgaaaaaacagACCCATGA